One Fuerstiella marisgermanici DNA window includes the following coding sequences:
- a CDS encoding DUF1549 domain-containing protein, with translation MKPIAILFSLCVVGLLLLLVIKAGEADAPPRAEPVQLADRNIDASVSRVNAALRQHWKDEGLEPAELADELTVFRRLSLALHGTIPSLEEINSFNADSPDDRIERWLLKMLADKRFHDYFSDRLARVLSGVEEGQFVIFRRDRLRDWLSEQLRADRPWPEITTELIAADGLWTSNGAANFITAASIPDEGLDESKLAGRTVRAFLGQRIDCAQCHDHPFDTWKQNDFEGLAAFFGRARVTIGGVIDDPTSDDDKPVEYKVIDPGEQDGRVVAPRVPFHEEWMQEDGSRRQRLASWVIHPDNRRFERAIANRVWGLMFGRSWYDPVDDLGHPAEDAADHDLLDVVGREFRNNGGRLHFLIRLIAQSDAFRQKSEVSWADEDLYSQMSREWAVFPLVRLRPEQIIGTMVQAGSVKTIDRNSNLFVRFMRFNNESDFLKAYGDAEDDELLQQSGTIPQALLRMNGKFTRELTNTRLFSAAGQILNYSGDDEAVVQNCFLACLSRYPSEQERKYFVERLRAAERDGKQLPAEAESTDENGEAEFLSKEDAVRDMYWVLFNSPGFSWNR, from the coding sequence ATGAAACCTATCGCAATACTTTTTAGCCTGTGTGTGGTCGGTCTGCTGCTGTTGCTGGTGATCAAAGCGGGCGAAGCGGACGCTCCACCGCGAGCCGAGCCTGTCCAGCTTGCGGATCGAAACATCGACGCCTCGGTGTCGCGCGTCAACGCAGCTTTGCGACAACATTGGAAAGACGAGGGCCTTGAACCGGCCGAATTGGCGGACGAACTGACCGTGTTTCGACGGTTGTCCCTGGCGCTGCACGGCACGATTCCTTCACTGGAAGAAATCAACAGCTTCAACGCGGATTCCCCGGACGATCGCATCGAACGCTGGTTGCTGAAGATGCTGGCCGACAAACGTTTTCACGACTACTTTTCTGACCGGCTGGCCCGCGTTCTTTCCGGCGTCGAAGAAGGTCAATTCGTGATTTTTCGACGCGATCGATTGCGCGACTGGTTAAGTGAACAGCTTCGCGCTGATCGACCGTGGCCGGAAATAACAACCGAGCTGATTGCAGCCGACGGTCTTTGGACGAGCAACGGAGCGGCCAATTTTATCACGGCGGCTTCCATTCCGGATGAAGGCCTCGACGAAAGTAAGCTGGCAGGCCGCACCGTGAGAGCCTTCCTCGGCCAGCGTATCGACTGTGCTCAATGCCACGATCACCCATTCGACACGTGGAAGCAGAACGACTTTGAGGGTTTGGCGGCGTTCTTCGGGCGGGCTCGCGTGACGATTGGCGGGGTGATTGATGATCCTACTTCGGACGACGACAAGCCGGTGGAATACAAAGTGATCGATCCTGGCGAGCAGGACGGCCGCGTGGTTGCGCCGCGAGTTCCCTTTCACGAAGAATGGATGCAGGAAGACGGTTCGCGACGTCAGCGACTGGCGTCGTGGGTAATCCATCCGGACAACCGCCGATTTGAACGAGCGATCGCGAATCGTGTTTGGGGATTGATGTTTGGGCGATCGTGGTACGACCCCGTTGACGATTTAGGGCACCCTGCTGAAGACGCGGCCGATCACGACTTGCTGGACGTCGTGGGGCGTGAGTTTCGCAATAATGGCGGTCGGCTGCACTTCTTGATCCGCCTGATCGCTCAATCGGACGCCTTCCGGCAAAAGTCGGAAGTCTCCTGGGCGGACGAGGATTTGTATTCACAAATGAGTCGCGAGTGGGCCGTGTTTCCTCTGGTTCGGCTAAGACCGGAACAGATCATCGGGACAATGGTGCAGGCAGGCAGCGTGAAGACGATCGATCGCAACTCAAATCTGTTTGTGCGATTCATGAGATTCAACAACGAGTCTGATTTCCTGAAAGCTTACGGAGACGCTGAAGACGACGAGCTTCTGCAGCAAAGCGGCACGATCCCTCAGGCCCTGTTGCGCATGAACGGCAAGTTTACTCGCGAGCTGACAAACACCAGGCTGTTTTCGGCGGCGGGGCAGATTCTGAATTATTCGGGTGACGACGAAGCCGTTGTACAGAACTGTTTTCTGGCGTGTTTGAGTCGGTATCCCAGTGAACAGGAACGAAAGTATTTCGTGGAACGGCTGCGGGCAGCGGAACGGGACGGCAAGCAACTTCCAGCGGAAGCAGAGTCGACGGATGAGAATGGTGAGGCGGAATTTCTTTCGAAAGAAGACGCCGTGCGGGACATGTATTGGGTGCTGTTTAACAGTCCTGGGTTTTCATGGAACCGGTGA
- a CDS encoding DUF1501 domain-containing protein, with amino-acid sequence MRENSNKQLHRRDVLGMMAGLGLSLSLPGLSPKAAAARREERPKSLITLWMDGGMSQLETWDPHAGTPSGGEVKSIATSLPGLQISDFMPQMAEQMHDVTLIRSLTSLEGDHARGAAYVKTGYRLEPTLIYPSLGAIAAHQLRDPKAEIPQHVSLAGDNFFPRGGYLGNKWDAFRVFDPGRSLTNLKASVSDQRQRQRMKGLDVVSGQFTKARPTADRDTLHADTVRRALTMMSSEQLKAFELDDEPAVVKAAYGDTRFGRGCLVARRLVETGVRAIEVALSGFDTHVNNHAGQKTQADILDPAFAMLLTDLRERDLLDSTIVLCITEFGRTPGINPAGGRDHWPHWFSCVAAGGGFRSGLVVGETPAAVFDGKAKPKPKDPITIPQLYATIMKSMGIAWDDEIITPIGRPIRFADAEPEDRLLA; translated from the coding sequence ATGCGTGAAAATAGTAACAAACAATTGCACCGTCGAGACGTGCTGGGCATGATGGCGGGCCTCGGCTTGTCGTTGTCACTGCCGGGTTTGTCGCCGAAAGCGGCCGCCGCTCGACGGGAAGAGCGGCCAAAGTCGCTGATAACGCTATGGATGGACGGAGGCATGAGTCAGCTGGAAACCTGGGACCCTCATGCCGGGACGCCGTCCGGCGGTGAAGTGAAGTCGATTGCGACAAGCCTGCCTGGTCTGCAAATTAGTGACTTTATGCCGCAGATGGCGGAGCAAATGCACGACGTGACGCTCATCAGGTCGCTTACATCACTGGAAGGTGACCACGCTCGAGGCGCCGCTTACGTAAAGACTGGCTATCGGCTGGAGCCAACGCTGATCTATCCGTCGCTCGGTGCCATTGCCGCTCATCAACTTCGTGATCCGAAGGCAGAGATCCCGCAGCACGTGTCGCTGGCCGGTGATAATTTCTTTCCTCGCGGCGGGTACCTCGGAAATAAATGGGACGCGTTTCGAGTGTTTGATCCGGGCCGATCACTGACGAATCTAAAAGCAAGCGTGTCAGACCAACGTCAACGCCAGCGGATGAAGGGGCTGGATGTTGTATCGGGCCAGTTCACGAAGGCCAGGCCCACCGCGGATCGCGACACGCTACATGCGGATACGGTTCGCCGAGCGCTCACGATGATGTCATCGGAACAGTTGAAGGCATTCGAACTGGATGATGAACCTGCAGTGGTGAAAGCGGCCTACGGAGATACTCGCTTCGGTCGCGGCTGCCTTGTGGCGCGACGGCTGGTCGAAACCGGTGTGCGGGCGATTGAAGTGGCGTTGAGCGGATTTGACACGCACGTGAACAACCACGCTGGCCAGAAAACTCAGGCCGACATTCTGGACCCGGCATTCGCGATGCTGCTTACGGATCTGCGAGAACGAGATCTGCTGGATTCCACAATCGTGCTCTGCATTACGGAATTCGGCCGAACTCCCGGAATCAATCCTGCGGGCGGCCGTGATCACTGGCCTCATTGGTTTTCCTGCGTGGCGGCGGGCGGCGGTTTTCGGTCGGGGTTGGTGGTCGGAGAAACGCCGGCGGCCGTCTTTGACGGTAAGGCGAAGCCGAAACCGAAGGATCCCATTACCATTCCACAGTTGTACGCGACGATTATGAAGTCGATGGGAATCGCGTGGGACGATGAAATTATCACGCCGATCGGGCGGCCGATTCGGTTTGCCGACGCGGAGCCTGAGGATCGGTTGCTGGCTTGA
- a CDS encoding prephenate dehydrogenase, protein MPEIHSKFEDCVIVVGVGLIGGSIAAAIRQRYPACEVIGVGRCEKRLAAAKAAGLLTDFTTSVTENLLQRSALVVVCLPVDLIAAEVTRIALLAGDDVTITDAGSVKQAICKQVAANERSQRLFVGAHPIAGGEQGGFEYAEADLFSQKVCVVVDTADEARTDRVKRFWRGLECDVVTMTASEHDRTLALTSHLPHVMAAVTTSAVGPENLPMTGSGFRDVTRIAAGDPSLWRAILTGNRDEVIAAIKVAERLLVDYRTALETLDDDGIESLLRAAAEHRSQLDA, encoded by the coding sequence ATGCCGGAGATACACTCAAAATTTGAAGACTGCGTGATCGTTGTTGGTGTCGGGTTGATTGGTGGTTCTATTGCCGCCGCAATTCGACAGCGTTACCCGGCGTGTGAAGTGATTGGAGTTGGTCGCTGCGAGAAGCGGTTGGCAGCGGCAAAAGCGGCGGGCCTTCTGACCGACTTCACCACTTCCGTCACAGAGAACCTTCTGCAGCGATCAGCACTGGTTGTCGTGTGTTTGCCGGTCGATTTAATTGCCGCCGAAGTCACACGCATTGCCTTGCTGGCGGGTGATGATGTGACGATCACCGATGCCGGCAGCGTAAAGCAAGCCATTTGCAAACAGGTCGCTGCTAACGAACGGTCACAGCGGCTGTTTGTGGGAGCTCACCCGATCGCGGGGGGAGAACAGGGAGGTTTCGAGTATGCCGAAGCCGATCTGTTTTCTCAGAAAGTCTGCGTTGTGGTGGACACGGCGGACGAAGCCCGAACAGATCGTGTTAAGCGGTTCTGGCGCGGGCTGGAATGTGACGTTGTGACCATGACGGCGTCTGAGCACGACCGCACCCTGGCACTCACCAGCCACCTGCCGCACGTTATGGCGGCCGTGACAACATCTGCAGTGGGTCCCGAAAATCTGCCCATGACGGGATCGGGGTTCCGCGACGTCACTCGAATCGCAGCCGGAGACCCTTCTTTATGGCGGGCAATTCTGACGGGAAACCGGGACGAAGTCATTGCGGCAATCAAAGTTGCTGAGCGGCTTTTGGTAGATTACCGAACGGCGTTGGAAACGCTCGACGACGACGGTATCGAATCACTGTTGCGCGCGGCCGCAGAACACCGTTCTCAGTTGGACGCTTGA
- a CDS encoding purine-nucleoside phosphorylase → MQHIRQQAAEAVDAVRSHWQGRPAVGMILGTGLGGLTEQVEVDCRIPYAEIPHFPDSTSPSHAGQLVCGTLHDVPVVAMEGRFHYYEGYSLQQVTFPIRLMRALGAETLLVTSAVGGMNPQLNLADIVILEDHINLLPDNPLRGVNDDELGPRFPDMSEPYSSELVELAQQVALELSVSAHKGVLVAVPGPNLETRAEYRMLRLMGADIVGMSTVPEIIVAKHAGMKTLGFSVVTDMCLPDALEPADIEKILKVAADGGEKLQRLISELFRRFDS, encoded by the coding sequence ATGCAACACATTCGACAACAGGCGGCCGAAGCCGTTGACGCGGTGAGATCGCACTGGCAGGGCCGTCCAGCGGTCGGGATGATCCTGGGAACCGGGCTTGGCGGACTGACAGAACAGGTTGAGGTGGACTGCCGGATTCCTTATGCGGAGATCCCTCACTTTCCGGATTCAACTTCTCCGTCGCATGCTGGGCAGTTGGTCTGTGGAACGCTACACGACGTCCCTGTGGTCGCGATGGAAGGACGGTTTCACTACTACGAAGGCTATTCGCTGCAGCAAGTCACGTTTCCCATACGACTCATGAGGGCCTTGGGGGCCGAGACTCTGCTCGTTACCAGCGCTGTTGGAGGAATGAATCCGCAGCTGAACCTGGCCGACATCGTGATTCTTGAAGATCACATTAACCTTCTGCCTGACAATCCGCTCCGCGGCGTGAATGACGATGAGCTTGGGCCAAGATTTCCCGACATGAGCGAGCCGTATAGCAGCGAGCTTGTTGAGCTTGCTCAGCAGGTTGCGTTGGAACTGTCGGTGTCGGCTCACAAAGGAGTGCTGGTCGCCGTGCCCGGCCCAAACCTCGAAACGCGCGCTGAATACCGCATGCTGCGTCTGATGGGGGCGGACATTGTTGGGATGTCGACGGTGCCCGAAATTATCGTGGCGAAGCACGCCGGCATGAAGACGCTGGGATTTTCAGTCGTGACCGACATGTGCCTGCCGGACGCGCTTGAGCCAGCCGACATTGAGAAGATCCTGAAGGTTGCCGCCGATGGCGGTGAAAAACTACAGCGCCTAATTTCTGAACTGTTCCGGCGCTTCGACAGCTAG
- a CDS encoding carboxypeptidase-like regulatory domain-containing protein produces MKFLKSAAPFCVLGLALCVTSSSIYVTVKAAAQPAQVADEALTPAPVEENPFEFAPPADASSPAAPGNVPPVPLPMTQASVNDEILSPDEVRNDRQHQVQLDANGAFNGRLSALTRPDGNLAPAAGAKVRVVSEGAVVASAITNDDGGFQFTGLSEGVVAIIATGPDTLLLHSVRLVANDAAVARANTATPVSLESDAGVQLELNSAVVSGSDIAVARRLIFEGLPENDRRFLDVPSPKEESYPFGQGESSTSLSHHQVQLRPDGTLVGLMNLLDTRTGRIREVMDLTVYFVRDGELVGSTDVQPSGEFVMAGLAPGVYSVVTNGSDGVIALGVDIVGAVAGRQAAGKYKLTSIAQGLDLAVAPVNAQNFNRNNAAALTDGDLDPNSDPGTTPPIAGGGVPGGGFGPIGPGGGGGFAGGPGGGFGGGTGGGSGGGFGGGGGGLGALLGAGIGAGIGYAVADDNDNKVASPDI; encoded by the coding sequence ATGAAGTTCCTCAAATCAGCTGCCCCGTTCTGCGTGCTTGGACTCGCACTCTGCGTGACCAGCAGTTCAATCTACGTCACCGTGAAGGCGGCCGCTCAACCTGCTCAGGTAGCAGACGAAGCGCTCACGCCGGCTCCGGTCGAAGAGAATCCGTTCGAATTCGCTCCGCCAGCAGACGCATCGTCCCCAGCAGCACCGGGAAATGTCCCTCCAGTGCCGCTGCCGATGACTCAAGCCAGCGTCAATGATGAAATCCTGAGCCCGGACGAAGTTCGGAATGATCGTCAACATCAGGTCCAGCTGGATGCCAACGGTGCATTCAATGGACGACTTTCAGCACTGACACGACCGGACGGAAACCTGGCTCCCGCAGCCGGTGCGAAAGTTCGTGTCGTAAGTGAAGGTGCGGTTGTCGCGTCGGCCATCACCAATGACGACGGTGGGTTTCAATTCACCGGACTTAGTGAAGGTGTTGTGGCAATCATCGCAACCGGACCAGACACGCTGTTGCTGCACTCAGTCCGCCTTGTTGCCAATGACGCAGCTGTCGCAAGAGCCAATACCGCAACGCCAGTCAGCCTCGAAAGCGACGCCGGTGTTCAACTGGAGCTGAATAGCGCAGTCGTCTCAGGTAGTGACATTGCCGTTGCTCGTCGGTTGATCTTCGAAGGTCTTCCGGAGAATGACCGTCGCTTCCTCGATGTGCCAAGCCCAAAAGAAGAAAGCTACCCATTCGGACAGGGTGAATCCTCAACGTCGCTTTCGCACCACCAGGTCCAGCTTCGTCCCGATGGCACTTTGGTTGGCTTGATGAACCTGCTGGATACCCGCACCGGACGTATTCGTGAAGTTATGGACCTGACGGTTTACTTCGTACGTGACGGCGAACTGGTTGGCAGCACCGATGTACAACCATCAGGCGAATTCGTGATGGCAGGTTTGGCTCCTGGCGTTTACAGTGTTGTCACAAATGGCAGCGATGGCGTAATCGCATTAGGCGTGGATATCGTCGGAGCGGTTGCTGGTCGCCAAGCGGCTGGAAAATACAAGCTGACGTCAATCGCTCAAGGACTTGATCTGGCGGTTGCCCCGGTAAATGCTCAGAACTTCAATCGAAACAATGCGGCCGCTTTGACAGACGGCGACCTTGATCCAAATTCTGATCCCGGCACGACACCGCCAATTGCTGGCGGCGGCGTCCCCGGTGGTGGATTCGGCCCAATCGGTCCGGGTGGCGGCGGCGGATTCGCTGGCGGGCCAGGTGGTGGCTTCGGTGGCGGAACGGGTGGCGGTTCAGGCGGTGGCTTCGGCGGAGGCGGCGGAGGCCTTGGTGCTCTGTTGGGTGCCGGAATCGGTGCTGGTATCGGCTATGCTGTGGCAGACGACAACGACAATAAGGTTGCCAGCCCTGATATTTAA
- a CDS encoding exodeoxyribonuclease III, whose protein sequence is MRITTWNVNGLRAAIRKGFADQIAEIQPDLLLLQEIRVTPDQLDEEWRSPDGWHVHWHPAQRKGYSGTAVWSRLPFEIVGTGTSEADPDDEGRLISVLCEGLNVSSVYLPSGSSKPERQIVKEAWMNRFRSWVTGLPTTGPAILGGDLNIAHTEKDIFYAKANEKSSGFLPHEREWFGDLLKAGWHDTARHHFGDVQGPYSWWSNRGRARELDRGWRIDYLLANAAAHSRFRSATIHREAGITVSDHAPVSIDLD, encoded by the coding sequence ATGAGAATCACAACATGGAATGTGAACGGGCTGCGAGCCGCGATTCGCAAAGGATTTGCCGACCAAATTGCAGAAATCCAACCTGACTTGCTGCTGCTGCAGGAAATCCGCGTAACGCCCGACCAGCTGGATGAGGAGTGGCGGAGTCCCGACGGTTGGCACGTCCACTGGCATCCGGCCCAACGAAAGGGGTATTCCGGCACGGCCGTCTGGAGTCGACTTCCGTTTGAGATTGTTGGCACTGGCACCTCTGAAGCCGACCCTGACGACGAGGGCCGACTGATTTCCGTCCTGTGTGAAGGCTTAAATGTTTCCAGCGTCTACCTACCGTCCGGGTCGTCGAAGCCCGAGCGACAGATCGTGAAGGAGGCGTGGATGAACCGATTTCGCAGTTGGGTAACCGGACTGCCGACAACCGGCCCAGCCATTCTGGGCGGAGATCTGAACATCGCTCATACAGAGAAGGACATCTTCTACGCCAAGGCGAATGAAAAGTCGTCAGGCTTCCTCCCGCACGAACGCGAATGGTTTGGCGATTTGCTGAAGGCGGGCTGGCACGATACTGCTCGCCACCACTTCGGCGACGTCCAGGGACCATATAGCTGGTGGTCAAATCGTGGCCGGGCTCGCGAACTGGACCGTGGCTGGCGGATTGACTACCTGCTGGCGAATGCGGCTGCCCACTCGCGGTTCCGAAGTGCCACAATTCATCGGGAAGCCGGCATCACTGTCAGCGACCACGCTCCGGTGAGTATCGACCTGGACTAA